Proteins encoded in a region of the Acidobacteriota bacterium genome:
- the arsM gene encoding arsenite methyltransferase — protein sequence MNTELKEAVKAKYGEAAQRAAKGAGSSCCGPSGCCGGGDPITVDLYGASESGEVPEGAMRASLGCGNPTALAELKAGETVLDLGSGGGIDVLLSARRVGPAGKAYGLDMTDAMLALAEENKRQSGLENVEFLRGEIENIPLPDNSVDVIISNCVVNLSGDKDRVLQEAFRVLKPGGRFAISDVVVRGEVPAAIRKSMELWTGCIAGALRDEDYIAKLQRAGFAAPTMEVTRVYSAQDAEEFLSGDGFDREAVVREVEGKFVSAFIRATKPGN from the coding sequence ATGAATACCGAACTGAAAGAGGCTGTGAAGGCGAAATATGGCGAAGCTGCGCAGCGCGCGGCGAAGGGCGCAGGCAGCAGTTGCTGCGGACCGTCGGGGTGCTGCGGCGGGGGCGACCCGATCACTGTCGACCTGTACGGGGCCAGTGAATCGGGCGAAGTGCCGGAGGGAGCGATGCGGGCGTCCTTGGGCTGCGGCAATCCGACGGCGCTAGCCGAGCTGAAGGCTGGAGAAACGGTGCTGGATCTGGGATCGGGAGGCGGCATCGACGTATTGCTCTCGGCCCGGCGGGTGGGACCGGCAGGGAAGGCGTACGGGCTGGACATGACGGACGCAATGCTGGCGCTGGCGGAAGAGAATAAACGCCAGAGCGGACTGGAAAACGTCGAGTTTCTGCGGGGTGAAATCGAGAATATTCCGCTGCCGGACAACAGCGTGGACGTGATTATTTCCAACTGCGTGGTGAACCTGTCAGGCGATAAAGACCGCGTGCTGCAGGAAGCGTTCCGGGTGCTGAAGCCAGGCGGACGGTTTGCTATTTCCGATGTGGTGGTGCGGGGCGAAGTGCCGGCGGCGATCCGCAAGAGCATGGAGTTGTGGACGGGTTGCATCGCGGGTGCGCTCCGGGACGAGGATTACATCGCCAAACTGCAGCGCGCGGGGTTTGCCGCACCTACGATGGAAGTGACGCGGGTGTACTCGGCGCAGGATGCGGAGGAATTCCTGAGCGGCGATGGGTTCGACCGCGAAGCGGTGGTACGGGAAGTGGAGGGCAAGTTTGTGAGCGCGTTCATCCGTGCCACGAAGCCAGGGAATTGA
- a CDS encoding transcriptional regulator: MQKYRDVDVTRIADQFTALGAEARLRILRLLLSAHPAGMVVGDVAAELGIPSSTLSHHLEKLKHEDLVRVRREGTYLWYSANSEALQELLQFLYAECCTRNKAVEPQAVVCCK, from the coding sequence ATGCAGAAGTACAGAGATGTGGACGTCACGCGCATTGCTGACCAGTTTACGGCGCTGGGGGCGGAAGCACGGCTGCGGATTCTGCGGCTGCTGCTGAGCGCGCATCCGGCCGGCATGGTGGTGGGGGATGTGGCGGCGGAGCTGGGAATACCGAGCTCGACGTTATCGCACCATCTTGAGAAGCTGAAGCACGAAGACCTGGTGCGCGTCCGGCGCGAGGGCACTTACCTTTGGTACTCGGCGAATTCGGAGGCGCTGCAGGAGCTGCTGCAGTTCCTGTACGCCGAATGCTGCACCAGAAACAAGGCGGTAGAGCCGCAAGCCGTTGTCTGCTGCAAGTAA
- a CDS encoding methylated-DNA--[protein]-cysteine S-methyltransferase, with product MEKLFRTVMDSPVGPLTLVVSGQGLREIHFGDVSTPGATDNPRQTAAVARQLREYFAGRRQQFDLKLDWHGTDFQRSVWRALVRIPYGKTVSYADVARKVGKPKAFRAVGGANRANPIPIVVPCHRVLGSDGSLTGYSGPTRLDIKAQLLALEAAQ from the coding sequence ATGGAAAAACTTTTCCGCACGGTCATGGATTCCCCCGTCGGTCCGCTGACCCTCGTGGTTTCCGGGCAGGGCCTGCGCGAAATCCATTTCGGCGACGTGTCCACTCCCGGCGCTACCGACAATCCCCGCCAGACCGCCGCCGTAGCCCGCCAGTTGCGCGAGTATTTTGCCGGCCGCCGCCAACAGTTCGACCTCAAACTGGACTGGCATGGCACCGACTTCCAGCGCTCTGTCTGGCGCGCCCTTGTGCGCATCCCGTATGGCAAGACCGTCAGCTACGCCGATGTAGCCCGCAAGGTCGGCAAGCCCAAAGCCTTTCGCGCCGTCGGCGGAGCCAATCGCGCGAACCCCATTCCCATCGTTGTTCCCTGCCATCGCGTCCTGGGCAGCGACGGCAGCCTGACTGGATATTCCGGTCCCACTCGCCTCGATATCAAGGCTCAATTGCTGGCTCTCGAAGCCGCCCAATAA
- a CDS encoding TetR/AcrR family transcriptional regulator, translating into MTVAGKTRRQALTEFREAEILAAARKVFGERGFGAATVDAIASEAGVAKGTLYLYYDSKEEIFWAALLSRLRDALELTKQAVASAQGAEAKIRAVLQVRYDLFRSDAAFVRMYVTEFGHFCRNKGGPTHDLYTEGAELLAGVLRDGMEAGELRRLPPMETALALMEMVKGVFLMRFSGVPGLTDDTAFDGAQFVFELFWAGVRKENKHE; encoded by the coding sequence ATGACTGTTGCAGGCAAAACCCGCCGTCAGGCCCTCACCGAATTCCGCGAAGCTGAGATTTTAGCGGCCGCGCGCAAGGTCTTCGGCGAACGCGGCTTTGGAGCTGCGACCGTTGATGCAATAGCCTCGGAAGCGGGTGTGGCCAAAGGCACCCTCTACCTCTACTACGACAGCAAAGAGGAGATCTTCTGGGCTGCCCTTTTGTCGCGGCTGCGTGACGCTCTCGAGCTCACAAAGCAGGCGGTCGCAAGCGCGCAGGGGGCCGAGGCGAAAATCCGCGCGGTGCTGCAAGTGCGATATGACCTGTTCCGCAGCGATGCGGCTTTCGTCCGCATGTACGTAACTGAATTCGGGCATTTCTGCCGCAACAAAGGTGGCCCCACGCACGATCTCTACACGGAAGGCGCGGAACTGCTCGCAGGTGTGTTGCGCGACGGCATGGAAGCTGGCGAATTGCGTCGCCTGCCGCCAATGGAAACCGCCCTGGCCCTCATGGAGATGGTCAAAGGCGTTTTTTTGATGCGCTTCTCCGGCGTGCCGGGTCTCACCGATGACACCGCCTTCGATGGCGCCCAATTTGTTTTTGAACTGTTCTGGGCAGGCGTGCGCAAGGAAAACAAACATGAGTAA
- a CDS encoding TolC family protein, with the protein MTPPSMAPNLFLNCSGQACARKTNMSKAVGVFATVALATTFLAAQGLPPAHPNQVPPLQLPLPALTQTDAAGGVPAGTLSSTPLRLSLADAITRGLRQNLAPLLASNMSEQARAQRIAQMAALLPRVDASASEVRQKINLAAFGFSFPGAPQIIGPFNVFQASAAAHVPLLDLSALDSTRAASSLEKAAHDDYQSVRNLVVLAVANQYLLSVADQSRVQAAQAELATAQSALQQAQDMLAAGVVDKLSVVRAQVQRDQQQQQLTAQQNALAKQRLSLARAIGLPLAQKFVLTSTTPFATLPAPAPAAAVAEALATRPDYRASQQVVRSAQLLVASAKAGRLPTVSLDGSYGTIGHELDSNHPIFAVGASINLPVFAGGQIAAERIRAQAQLRDAEARTADLQAAIGVQVRSALLDLESQHQQVAVAQHAQQLAHQELTLAQDRFRAGVADNLEVIQAQQTVAVGDENYIAALYGYNLAKASLAQALGVAATQFQNYLPTH; encoded by the coding sequence ATGACACCGCCTTCGATGGCGCCCAATTTGTTTTTGAACTGTTCTGGGCAGGCGTGCGCAAGGAAAACAAACATGAGTAAGGCCGTTGGCGTTTTCGCAACCGTGGCTCTGGCCACCACATTCCTGGCCGCCCAGGGCCTGCCTCCGGCGCATCCCAATCAGGTGCCGCCACTGCAACTGCCCTTGCCCGCTCTCACCCAGACCGATGCCGCCGGCGGCGTTCCCGCCGGCACGCTCAGCTCCACCCCGCTGCGATTGAGTCTGGCCGATGCGATCACGCGCGGCCTGCGCCAAAATCTCGCGCCCTTGCTGGCCAGTAACATGAGTGAGCAGGCGCGGGCGCAGCGCATTGCGCAAATGGCGGCCCTACTGCCCCGCGTCGACGCCAGCGCCAGTGAAGTCCGGCAAAAAATCAATCTCGCCGCCTTTGGTTTCAGTTTCCCCGGCGCCCCGCAAATCATCGGTCCCTTCAATGTCTTCCAGGCAAGCGCCGCGGCCCACGTGCCCCTTCTCGACCTCAGCGCCCTCGACAGCACCCGCGCCGCCTCCAGCCTCGAAAAAGCCGCTCACGATGACTATCAATCCGTGCGCAATCTTGTCGTCCTCGCCGTCGCCAATCAGTACCTGCTGAGCGTGGCCGATCAGAGCCGCGTGCAGGCCGCGCAGGCCGAGCTCGCCACCGCCCAAAGCGCCCTACAGCAGGCTCAAGACATGCTTGCGGCCGGAGTCGTGGACAAGCTCTCCGTCGTGCGCGCTCAGGTACAGCGTGATCAGCAGCAGCAGCAATTGACCGCGCAGCAGAATGCCCTCGCCAAGCAGCGGCTCTCCCTGGCGCGGGCCATTGGCCTGCCGCTGGCGCAGAAATTCGTGCTCACCAGCACCACTCCGTTTGCCACGCTGCCCGCGCCTGCGCCCGCCGCCGCGGTTGCCGAGGCGCTTGCCACCCGGCCCGACTATCGCGCCTCCCAGCAGGTCGTGCGCTCGGCCCAACTGCTGGTTGCTTCGGCTAAAGCCGGACGGCTGCCCACTGTCTCCCTCGACGGTAGCTACGGCACCATCGGTCACGAGCTCGATTCCAACCACCCCATCTTTGCCGTCGGCGCCTCCATCAACCTGCCCGTTTTTGCCGGCGGCCAAATCGCCGCTGAGCGCATCCGCGCGCAAGCGCAGTTGCGCGACGCTGAGGCGCGCACAGCAGATTTGCAGGCCGCCATCGGCGTCCAGGTGCGCTCTGCCCTGCTCGATCTCGAAAGCCAGCACCAGCAGGTCGCTGTGGCCCAGCATGCGCAGCAGTTGGCCCACCAGGAGCTGACCTTGGCGCAGGACCGCTTCCGCGCGGGCGTCGCCGACAACCTCGAAGTCATCCAGGCCCAGCAAACCGTCGCCGTGGGTGACGAAAACTATATCGCCGCCCTCTATGGCTATAACCTCGCCAAGGCCTCGCTCGCCCAGGCCCTGGGCGTGGCAGCCACCCAATTTCAGAACTACCTGCCCACCCACTGA
- a CDS encoding HlyD family secretion protein: MLEGNRQEEGKPMPSSPAVTNPPPLTAEATEAPAPARRPQTKHILGIVVVIIVAGVIWAYFYYRNRVSTDDAQITAHIEPVAPRVAGTVISVNVNDNERVHAGQVLFQLDDRVYKAELQQADANLQAAEAGASSARTNIPITTASSSGTLSAAQAATEQAQANEKLTAAQVAAADAQVKAAQATLQQAQAQAGNAVSTERRYAQLVGKQEISALQYQQAQTAATAEQAGVAAAQAQVTAAQQQVASAVAKENVARAAVAEAAANERKAATAPQQQAVSRAQSKTAQAKVAQAEAAVALAQLNVDYTVVRSPSEGQVGNKTVQLGQRLAPGQTVLVIVPVRNVWVVANYKETQLKDMHPGQKADVSIDAYGEILHGTVNSIGPGTGSVFSLLPPENATGNYVKVVQRVPVKIVFDPRQDLSRLRPGLSVEATVFTNK; encoded by the coding sequence ATGCTCGAAGGAAATCGTCAGGAAGAAGGAAAGCCGATGCCCAGCAGTCCCGCCGTCACTAACCCCCCGCCCCTCACGGCCGAAGCCACGGAAGCTCCCGCGCCGGCCAGGCGCCCGCAAACCAAACACATCCTCGGCATTGTGGTCGTCATCATTGTCGCCGGCGTCATCTGGGCGTATTTTTACTATCGCAACCGCGTCTCCACCGACGACGCCCAGATCACCGCCCACATCGAGCCCGTCGCTCCCCGCGTCGCCGGCACCGTGATCTCCGTCAACGTGAACGACAACGAGAGGGTTCACGCCGGTCAGGTCCTGTTCCAGTTGGACGACCGCGTCTACAAGGCGGAGCTCCAGCAGGCCGACGCCAACCTCCAGGCCGCCGAAGCTGGCGCCTCCAGCGCCCGCACCAACATCCCCATCACCACCGCCAGCAGCAGCGGCACCCTCAGCGCCGCCCAGGCCGCGACCGAGCAGGCACAGGCCAACGAAAAGCTCACGGCAGCGCAGGTGGCTGCCGCCGATGCCCAGGTCAAGGCCGCGCAGGCCACGTTACAGCAGGCCCAGGCGCAGGCCGGCAACGCCGTCTCCACCGAGCGCCGCTACGCCCAACTCGTGGGCAAGCAGGAAATCAGCGCCCTGCAATACCAGCAGGCGCAAACCGCCGCCACCGCCGAGCAGGCTGGTGTCGCCGCCGCCCAGGCCCAGGTCACCGCCGCGCAACAGCAGGTCGCCAGCGCCGTCGCCAAAGAAAACGTCGCCCGTGCCGCCGTGGCCGAAGCCGCCGCCAACGAGCGCAAAGCCGCCACCGCTCCCCAGCAGCAGGCCGTCAGTCGCGCCCAATCCAAGACCGCCCAGGCTAAAGTCGCCCAGGCCGAAGCCGCCGTGGCGCTGGCGCAGCTCAACGTCGACTACACCGTCGTGCGCTCCCCCAGTGAGGGCCAGGTCGGCAACAAAACCGTGCAGCTCGGCCAGCGCCTTGCGCCCGGCCAAACCGTCCTGGTCATCGTCCCCGTCAGAAACGTCTGGGTCGTCGCCAACTACAAGGAGACCCAGCTCAAAGACATGCACCCCGGCCAGAAAGCCGATGTCAGCATCGATGCCTACGGCGAAATCTTGCACGGCACCGTCAATTCCATCGGCCCCGGAACCGGCTCCGTCTTCAGCCTCCTGCCACCGGAAAACGCCACCGGCAACTACGTCAAGGTCGTCCAGCGCGTTCCCGTCAAGATCGTCTTCGACCCGCGTCAGGACCTGAGCCGCCTCCGCCCCGGCTTGTCGGTCGAAGCCACCGTCTTCACCAACAAATAG
- a CDS encoding DHA2 family efflux MFS transporter permease subunit, which yields MTRDQATHPIINPWIIAITVMLSTFLEVLDTSVVNVSLPYIAGGLSATVDEATWVLTSYLVANAIVLPITGWLANQFGRKRLLITAVAGFTVASLLCGLAPSLPLLVLFRCLQGAFGGALQPISQAVLLESFPPQDRGKAMAFWGLGIVVAPILGPTLGGYLTDMYSWRWVFYINLPIGIASIIMTRMFLFDPSYIKPSRSRVDGWGLGMMAVGIACLQIMLDKGQEADWFGSHFIVALAIIAFVMLAGFVVWELTVKDPIVHLRVFKDRTYATGVFLMTTLGFVLYGSLVLLPLFMQVLLGYSAITAGLWTAPRGIGALVFMPIVGILMSRRWDPRLLLTFGLLAAALGTYQFSFYNLATGPWSFFFPQIIQGGGMAFIFVPLTTVTMDAIPLKDMGNATSLFNLTRNLGASAGISVATMLVARRSQFHQSRLTAQITSASPTLHAMLQNFTHMLVIRGMDAATASHQALGAVYGMVVKQAVMLSYIEVFYLLAIIFVLMVPLVMLMKRPSHGRSVSMH from the coding sequence ATGACCCGCGATCAGGCCACCCATCCCATCATCAACCCCTGGATCATCGCTATCACGGTGATGCTCAGCACCTTTCTGGAGGTGCTGGACACCTCGGTGGTGAACGTCAGCCTGCCCTACATCGCCGGCGGCCTGTCGGCCACGGTGGACGAAGCGACCTGGGTGCTGACCAGCTATCTGGTGGCTAACGCCATCGTCCTGCCCATCACCGGCTGGCTGGCCAACCAGTTCGGCCGCAAGCGGTTGCTCATCACCGCCGTCGCCGGTTTCACCGTCGCCAGCCTGTTGTGCGGTTTGGCGCCCTCGCTGCCGCTGCTGGTGCTGTTCCGCTGCCTGCAGGGCGCCTTCGGCGGCGCGCTACAGCCGATTTCGCAGGCCGTGCTGCTGGAGTCGTTCCCGCCCCAGGACCGCGGCAAGGCGATGGCCTTCTGGGGTCTGGGCATCGTCGTGGCGCCCATTCTCGGTCCCACGCTGGGCGGCTATTTGACCGACATGTACTCCTGGCGCTGGGTCTTTTACATCAATCTGCCCATCGGCATCGCCAGCATCATCATGACCCGGATGTTCCTGTTCGACCCCTCCTACATCAAGCCGAGCCGCAGCCGCGTGGATGGCTGGGGACTGGGCATGATGGCGGTGGGCATCGCCTGCCTGCAGATCATGCTCGACAAGGGACAGGAGGCCGACTGGTTCGGCTCGCATTTCATCGTCGCACTGGCCATCATCGCCTTCGTCATGCTGGCCGGCTTCGTCGTCTGGGAACTGACCGTCAAAGACCCCATCGTACATCTACGGGTCTTCAAGGACCGCACCTACGCCACCGGCGTGTTCCTGATGACGACGCTGGGTTTCGTGCTCTACGGCAGCCTGGTGCTGCTGCCGCTGTTCATGCAGGTGCTGCTCGGCTATAGCGCCATCACGGCCGGCCTATGGACCGCCCCGCGCGGCATCGGCGCGCTGGTCTTCATGCCCATTGTCGGCATCCTGATGTCGAGGCGCTGGGATCCGCGGCTGCTGCTGACCTTCGGGCTGCTGGCGGCGGCGCTGGGGACCTACCAGTTCTCCTTCTACAACCTGGCCACCGGCCCCTGGTCGTTTTTCTTTCCGCAGATCATTCAGGGCGGCGGCATGGCCTTCATCTTCGTGCCGCTCACCACCGTCACCATGGACGCCATTCCCCTCAAGGACATGGGCAACGCCACCAGCCTGTTCAATCTCACGCGCAATCTGGGGGCCAGCGCCGGCATCAGCGTGGCGACCATGCTCGTCGCCCGCCGCTCGCAATTTCACCAGAGCCGCCTGACGGCGCAGATCACCAGCGCCAGCCCGACGTTGCACGCCATGCTGCAGAACTTCACCCACATGCTGGTCATCCGCGGCATGGATGCCGCCACCGCCTCCCACCAGGCGCTGGGCGCCGTCTACGGCATGGTCGTCAAGCAGGCCGTGATGCTCAGCTACATCGAGGTCTTTTATCTGCTTGCCATCATCTTCGTGCTGATGGTGCCGCTGGTCATGCTGATGAAGCGCCCGTCGCACGGCCGATCGGTGTCCATGCACTGA
- a CDS encoding AbrB/MazE/SpoVT family DNA-binding domain-containing protein — MTTTIDAAGRIVIPKAIREEAEFGPGTEIEVEVDDGRVVLSPRVAHWHTEVRDGVTVMVPDRPVPPLTADIVNRTLARIRNERGRMPRRRPTGPRTGRPRSPA, encoded by the coding sequence ATGACGACTACCATTGATGCTGCCGGAAGAATCGTCATCCCCAAGGCTATCCGCGAGGAGGCAGAGTTTGGACCGGGCACCGAGATTGAAGTGGAAGTCGACGACGGCCGCGTCGTACTCTCCCCGCGCGTCGCCCACTGGCATACCGAGGTCCGTGATGGAGTGACCGTTATGGTCCCGGACCGCCCGGTCCCTCCGCTCACCGCGGACATCGTAAACCGCACGCTCGCGCGCATCCGTAACGAACGCGGGCGCATGCCGCGGAGGCGCCCGACGGGCCCTCGAACAGGCCGGCCGCGCTCCCCCGCATGA
- a CDS encoding PIN domain-containing protein, translated as MSRFLPDTNVMIAMIRPWQDLHAAANAEWQRRIGADEQPVMAVHCWSEAYSVLTRLPPAHRSPPTETWDALELVWKRFPTVALDAGEWLATLASCARDGIGGGRIYDELIAACARKAKADTLLTFNPRHFERHADWFAICVPGRA; from the coding sequence ATGAGCCGCTTCCTGCCGGACACCAACGTCATGATCGCGATGATCCGGCCGTGGCAGGATCTGCATGCGGCTGCGAACGCGGAATGGCAGCGCCGCATCGGAGCGGACGAGCAGCCTGTCATGGCTGTCCACTGCTGGTCGGAGGCGTATTCGGTTCTGACGCGCCTGCCGCCCGCGCACCGCAGCCCGCCCACAGAAACCTGGGACGCACTCGAGCTGGTCTGGAAACGGTTTCCAACTGTCGCTCTGGATGCCGGCGAATGGCTGGCGACGCTTGCCTCCTGCGCCCGTGACGGCATCGGCGGCGGGCGCATTTACGATGAGCTGATTGCCGCTTGCGCGCGCAAGGCCAAGGCCGACACCTTGCTGACCTTCAACCCGCGCCACTTCGAACGCCACGCCGATTGGTTCGCAATCTGCGTGCCGGGCCGCGCCTAA
- a CDS encoding ABC transporter substrate-binding protein: MKKTPQEISVAHSPDSDDAFMFYALATHKVGLPGVKFKHVLSDIEDLNRRALAQEFDVTAVSFHAYPYLQDNYRLLNHGGSVGYGYGPMIVAARPITPEEVRGKTIAIAGERTTSALVLRLWHPEVKTTVIPFDQIIPAIVEGRVEAGLLIHEGQLTYSASGLHKVLDLGRWWLDSTQLPLPLGGNVVRRALPKEFAAELSTVLKASIQYGLEHRDEALAYAHQFARDMDDHLADQFVGMYVNERTLRYGEDDKRAIAELLRRGHAAGMIPHEPKLDFLD; the protein is encoded by the coding sequence ATGAAGAAGACCCCGCAAGAAATTTCTGTCGCCCACAGCCCCGACTCCGACGATGCCTTCATGTTCTACGCGCTGGCGACCCACAAAGTGGGGTTGCCGGGAGTGAAGTTCAAGCACGTGCTGAGCGATATCGAGGACCTGAACCGGCGCGCGCTGGCGCAGGAGTTTGACGTGACCGCGGTCAGCTTTCACGCCTATCCCTATTTGCAGGACAACTACCGGCTGCTGAACCACGGCGGCAGCGTGGGGTACGGCTATGGGCCGATGATTGTGGCGGCGCGGCCGATCACGCCGGAAGAAGTGCGCGGCAAGACCATCGCGATCGCGGGCGAGCGTACGACTTCGGCGCTGGTGCTGCGGTTGTGGCATCCGGAAGTGAAGACGACGGTGATTCCGTTTGATCAGATCATTCCGGCGATTGTGGAGGGGCGGGTTGAGGCAGGACTGCTGATTCACGAGGGCCAGCTCACCTACTCGGCCTCGGGGCTGCACAAGGTGCTCGATCTGGGGCGCTGGTGGCTGGACAGCACCCAATTGCCGCTGCCGCTGGGAGGCAACGTGGTGCGGCGGGCACTGCCGAAGGAGTTCGCCGCGGAGCTCTCGACGGTGTTGAAGGCTTCAATTCAATACGGCCTCGAGCACCGGGACGAGGCGCTGGCCTACGCGCACCAGTTCGCGCGCGATATGGACGACCATCTGGCGGATCAGTTTGTGGGCATGTACGTGAACGAGCGGACGCTGCGCTACGGCGAGGACGACAAGCGCGCCATCGCGGAGCTGCTGCGGCGCGGGCACGCCGCGGGCATGATTCCGCACGAACCCAAGCTCGATTTTCTGGATTAG